A section of the Marinoscillum sp. 108 genome encodes:
- a CDS encoding phosphatidate cytidylyltransferase, whose product MNKFSDLYQRIISATAGAAIIVSSLIIGEWAYFVVFLTISLLAQWEFYRLIKLQSYLPIRLLGVAIGGGLFILSFFVARGSLNSNFYFIIFPIASLIFLIKLYKKNDNNPFLNIALFYLGLTYVALPFALMNVVVHYHGWYSYEILLGLMLIIWASDTGAYFAGIRFGKRKLFERISPKKSWEGAIGGALTAVAFSIAISRYSTGLAMWQWIIVSLIVVIAGTYGDLVESMFKRTMQIKDSGTSIPGHGGFLDRFDSLILAVPFIVVFLKLF is encoded by the coding sequence TTGAATAAATTCTCCGACCTCTACCAACGCATCATTTCTGCTACAGCAGGTGCAGCGATCATTGTTTCTTCCCTTATCATCGGCGAGTGGGCCTACTTTGTAGTATTTCTCACCATTTCGTTGCTGGCCCAGTGGGAGTTTTACCGCCTCATCAAACTCCAGAGCTATCTGCCCATCAGGCTACTGGGAGTGGCTATAGGAGGTGGGCTTTTCATTTTGTCCTTCTTTGTGGCCCGTGGCTCGCTCAACTCCAATTTTTACTTTATCATTTTCCCGATCGCCTCCCTGATCTTTTTGATCAAACTATATAAGAAAAATGACAACAACCCATTCCTGAACATTGCACTCTTCTATCTTGGCCTGACCTATGTGGCTCTGCCTTTTGCCCTCATGAATGTGGTGGTGCACTACCACGGCTGGTACAGCTATGAGATATTACTGGGCCTCATGCTGATCATCTGGGCCAGCGATACAGGTGCCTACTTTGCCGGAATCCGTTTTGGCAAACGAAAACTTTTCGAGCGTATCTCCCCAAAAAAATCCTGGGAAGGGGCCATAGGTGGGGCACTGACGGCTGTGGCATTTTCTATTGCCATCAGCAGATACAGCACTGGTCTGGCCATGTGGCAATGGATCATCGTCTCGCTCATAGTGGTCATCGCGGGCACTTACGGTGACCTGGTGGAGTCCATGTTTAAGCGTACTATGCAAATCAAGGATTCGGGTACTTCCATACCCGGACATGGAGGCTTTCTGGACAGGTTTGACAGCCTCATTTTGGCCGTCCCGTTCATCGTTGTTTTCCTCAAACTTTTCTAG
- a CDS encoding DUF2007 domain-containing protein: MRDWQCVYRDSLEYRAEIVKAVLEDQEMSPVVLNKKDSAYQFGTFEVLVAPEYIIKAIKIINDEIKFE, translated from the coding sequence ATGCGTGATTGGCAATGCGTGTACCGTGACTCCCTGGAATACCGGGCGGAAATCGTAAAAGCCGTGCTGGAAGATCAGGAAATGAGTCCTGTGGTGTTGAACAAAAAAGATTCTGCATATCAATTCGGTACATTTGAAGTTTTGGTGGCCCCGGAATACATCATCAAAGCAATAAAAATTATAAACGACGAAATCAAATTTGAATAA
- a CDS encoding CPBP family intramembrane glutamic endopeptidase, whose translation MQNILKNTDEGDSTPWMLLLILGGYVLAALFLFSFIAQGLIMLLFNYDVQESLGILTNPYGSESAKLPLMIIQAVTSIGAFIVVPLFFIKVNLKGRYAPFFNFPEQALRPILMTVVILFCFMVANSVVIEWNQNVDMPDIFSWFENWAQSKEAQLEKLTEYLTTFSGIHEYLIALVVIALIPAVGEELLFRGLIQNLFGKAFNNPHVAIWLSAIIFGIFHFQFYGVVPRIFLGALFGYLYYWSGYLSLAMVGHFINNGLTLTLLYFSQIKFINYNPAEADSSPPLYVVGIFFLAGAVLLYLFRNLFPEKNA comes from the coding sequence ATGCAGAATATCCTGAAAAACACCGATGAGGGTGATTCCACCCCTTGGATGTTACTACTAATTTTGGGTGGTTATGTTTTAGCTGCCCTTTTTTTGTTTTCATTCATTGCCCAGGGGCTGATCATGCTCCTATTTAATTATGACGTACAGGAATCGCTAGGCATTCTCACCAACCCCTACGGGTCTGAAAGTGCCAAATTACCCCTGATGATTATTCAGGCAGTAACCTCCATAGGTGCCTTCATCGTGGTGCCTCTTTTCTTCATCAAAGTCAACCTAAAAGGGCGGTACGCTCCGTTCTTCAATTTTCCAGAGCAGGCGCTTCGCCCCATACTGATGACAGTGGTGATCCTTTTTTGCTTTATGGTGGCCAATAGTGTGGTTATAGAGTGGAATCAGAATGTGGATATGCCCGACATCTTTTCGTGGTTTGAAAACTGGGCGCAGAGTAAAGAAGCACAGCTGGAAAAACTCACCGAATACCTGACTACATTTTCTGGAATTCATGAATACCTGATCGCGCTGGTGGTCATCGCCCTGATACCTGCCGTGGGTGAAGAACTCCTTTTTCGCGGACTGATTCAAAATCTTTTTGGGAAGGCCTTCAACAATCCGCACGTGGCCATCTGGCTATCGGCTATTATTTTCGGTATTTTCCACTTTCAGTTTTACGGAGTGGTCCCCAGGATTTTTCTCGGCGCACTCTTCGGCTATCTGTATTATTGGTCTGGCTACTTGTCACTGGCCATGGTGGGGCATTTTATCAATAACGGGCTCACCCTGACGCTGCTCTATTTCAGTCAGATCAAATTCATCAATTACAATCCTGCGGAAGCGGACTCTTCTCCGCCACTCTATGTGGTGGGAATCTTTTTTCTGGCCGGTGCGGTATTGCTATATTTATTCAGAAATTTATTCCCTGAAAAAAATGCGTGA
- the dusB gene encoding tRNA dihydrouridine synthase DusB, giving the protein MVKIGNLEIGEFPLLLAPMEDVSDPPFRAVCKENGADLMYTEFISSEGLIRDAAKSVEKLDIYDYERPIGIQIFGDKIDSMRQAAAIAEEANPEIIDINYGCPVKKVACKGAGAGILLDIPKMQEMTAEIVKAVNKPVTVKTRLGWDDSTIRIVEVAKRLQDVGIQALTIHGRTRKQMYKGEADWTKIAEVKNHPDIHIPIFGNGDIDSPEKALEYKEKYGIDGIMIGRAAIGYPWIFNEIKHFMATGEHLDKPTLTERVAVAKKHLEFSVEWKGELKGIFEMRRHYTNYFKGIPDFKPYRTRLVESASFEELKSILDEIPEVFQEAIIA; this is encoded by the coding sequence GTGGTCAAAATAGGAAACTTAGAAATCGGGGAATTCCCACTGTTGCTTGCACCTATGGAGGATGTGAGCGATCCGCCATTCCGTGCCGTGTGCAAGGAAAACGGAGCGGATTTGATGTATACGGAATTCATCTCCTCGGAGGGGCTCATCAGAGATGCTGCCAAGAGTGTGGAGAAATTGGATATTTATGATTACGAGCGGCCGATAGGCATTCAGATTTTTGGAGATAAAATTGACTCCATGCGCCAGGCGGCTGCCATTGCCGAGGAGGCCAATCCAGAAATTATTGATATCAACTACGGCTGTCCTGTGAAAAAGGTAGCCTGTAAAGGAGCGGGTGCGGGTATTTTGCTGGATATCCCCAAGATGCAGGAAATGACCGCCGAAATCGTGAAAGCGGTGAATAAACCTGTGACGGTGAAGACCCGACTGGGCTGGGACGATAGCACCATCCGTATAGTGGAGGTGGCCAAGCGTCTGCAGGATGTGGGCATTCAGGCGCTGACCATTCATGGTCGTACGCGAAAGCAGATGTATAAGGGCGAAGCAGACTGGACCAAAATAGCGGAGGTAAAAAACCATCCCGATATACACATTCCCATTTTTGGGAACGGCGACATTGACAGTCCCGAGAAGGCCCTGGAGTATAAGGAGAAGTATGGCATAGATGGAATCATGATCGGGAGAGCGGCCATTGGTTACCCATGGATTTTCAATGAGATCAAGCACTTCATGGCTACTGGAGAGCACCTGGATAAACCTACTTTGACCGAGCGGGTAGCTGTTGCCAAAAAACACCTGGAATTTTCTGTAGAGTGGAAAGGTGAGTTGAAAGGGATTTTCGAGATGCGGCGACATTACACCAACTATTTCAAAGGCATACCGGACTTCAAACCCTACCGTACACGTCTGGTAGAGTCTGCTTCATTTGAAGAGTTGAAAAGCATTCTGGATGAAATTCCGGAAGTATTTCAGGAGGCGATAATCGCCTGA
- a CDS encoding DMT family transporter, which produces MTQKPTVKAWSLLLALSLIWGSSFILIKKGLLGLTPFEVGSLRILSASIFLLPFVIRNLKKVKRHQVKYLVSIGFLGSFIPAFLFAIAQTRLESSITGVLNAMTPIFTMLVGLFVYKQQQSPRVFVGVFVGFLGAATLVMAGSGGELSNFNFYAFFVVLATIMYALNLNIIKHHLQELRSMTITSISLAFVGPIAAVQLVFFSDFPTRVMEVEGVLEATGYILTLGVVGTAIALIIFNKLVNLTDPVFTSSVTYIIPIVAVMWGVLDGEVLLLSHILGIVAILVGVYVANSSKRKA; this is translated from the coding sequence ATGACCCAAAAACCAACCGTAAAGGCCTGGAGCCTTTTGCTTGCCCTATCCTTGATATGGGGAAGCTCCTTTATCCTGATCAAGAAGGGCCTTTTGGGACTCACTCCTTTTGAAGTGGGCTCTCTGAGAATCCTCTCTGCATCTATTTTTTTACTGCCCTTTGTGATTCGAAACCTGAAAAAGGTCAAGAGACATCAGGTCAAGTATCTGGTGTCCATTGGCTTTCTCGGGAGTTTTATTCCTGCATTTTTATTTGCCATAGCTCAGACCCGACTAGAAAGTTCGATCACCGGAGTGCTCAATGCCATGACACCCATATTCACCATGCTGGTGGGCTTATTTGTCTATAAACAGCAGCAGTCTCCACGGGTATTTGTGGGAGTATTTGTAGGGTTTTTGGGTGCTGCTACACTGGTCATGGCCGGCTCGGGAGGTGAGCTATCCAATTTCAATTTCTATGCATTTTTTGTGGTGCTGGCCACGATCATGTATGCACTCAATCTCAACATCATCAAGCATCACCTGCAGGAGCTTAGGTCTATGACCATCACCAGCATATCGCTGGCTTTTGTGGGGCCGATCGCTGCTGTGCAGCTTGTGTTCTTTTCAGATTTCCCCACTAGGGTGATGGAGGTGGAGGGTGTACTGGAGGCTACTGGCTATATCCTCACACTTGGAGTGGTAGGCACGGCCATTGCATTGATTATTTTCAATAAGCTGGTGAATCTCACCGATCCTGTTTTTACCTCTTCGGTGACTTATATCATTCCCATCGTGGCAGTGATGTGGGGAGTGCTGGATGGCGAGGTGCTTCTATTGAGTCATATACTCGGCATAGTTGCTATTTTGGTAGGAGTGTATGTGGCCAATTCCAGTAAGAGGAAGGCATAA
- a CDS encoding glycosyltransferase: MVKQGKTTVKAKRLTKTHTSNTLLLEIAWEVLNQVGGIYTVIRSKVPTVIPKWGNNYCLLGPYMSANVTAEFEPEEPLNNDPIGRAVRRMREKGYGVHYGVWLVSGRPKAVLFDLGSVMHKLGEIKYLLWENHGISTPSDDHLLNDVLAFGELVKLFLTELAEETKDSNKQIIAHFHEWMAASGIPGLRKDRVNVKTIFTTHATLLGRYLAMNDPQFYDHLSFMDWQKEARHFNIEANVMIERAAAHGSHVFSTVSEVTAAECRQLLGRNPDVILPNGINNQRFEALHEFQNLHLENKNKIHSFTMTHFFSNYTFDLDKTLYFFTSGRYEFLNKGYDLTLEALARLNHRLQTEKSDVTVVMFFITKRPYYSINPDILESRALLEEFRHVIDSIKKQVGERLLFDAVSRKDTKLPELNEFVDDYWRLRFRRTLQTWKSTSLPPIITHNLHDDANDEILNFLRTSNLINNEYDRVKVVYHPDFINYTNPLFSMEYGQFVRGCHLGVFPSYYEPWGYTPLECIASGVPTVTSDLAGFGDYVQDNVPDHDRRGIYLVKRNKKSFDEAAGNLANKMYNYVRLSRRDRIDLRNRTESSSSLFDWSNLIRYYDQAYLRALEIE; encoded by the coding sequence ATGGTTAAGCAGGGCAAAACAACGGTGAAAGCAAAGCGACTTACAAAAACCCATACCTCCAACACCTTACTACTGGAGATAGCGTGGGAAGTGCTCAATCAGGTAGGGGGTATTTATACGGTTATCCGCTCCAAAGTGCCCACTGTGATCCCCAAGTGGGGAAATAATTACTGCCTGCTGGGCCCTTACATGTCTGCCAATGTAACTGCTGAATTCGAACCTGAAGAGCCACTCAATAATGACCCCATTGGAAGGGCAGTGCGTCGGATGCGTGAAAAGGGCTATGGTGTGCACTATGGTGTGTGGTTGGTTTCTGGCCGACCCAAGGCGGTCCTTTTCGATCTGGGGAGCGTCATGCATAAGCTCGGAGAGATCAAATATTTGCTGTGGGAAAACCATGGGATTTCCACACCGAGCGATGATCATTTGCTGAATGACGTCCTGGCCTTTGGTGAGTTGGTGAAGCTTTTTCTTACAGAACTGGCCGAGGAAACCAAGGATAGCAATAAACAAATTATCGCTCACTTTCATGAATGGATGGCCGCTTCGGGCATCCCTGGTCTGAGAAAAGATCGCGTGAACGTGAAGACCATCTTTACCACCCATGCCACACTTTTGGGCAGGTACCTGGCCATGAATGATCCGCAGTTTTATGATCACCTCTCCTTCATGGATTGGCAAAAGGAGGCCCGGCATTTTAATATTGAAGCGAATGTGATGATAGAGCGCGCTGCCGCCCATGGATCACATGTTTTCAGTACGGTGAGTGAAGTCACTGCTGCAGAATGCCGTCAGCTGCTCGGAAGAAATCCCGATGTGATTTTGCCGAATGGCATTAACAATCAGCGCTTCGAAGCGCTGCATGAATTTCAGAATCTGCACCTGGAAAACAAGAATAAGATTCACTCGTTCACGATGACTCACTTCTTTTCCAACTACACTTTTGACCTGGATAAGACGCTTTACTTTTTTACATCTGGACGCTACGAATTCCTCAATAAGGGGTACGACCTTACACTGGAGGCCCTGGCGCGTCTCAACCACCGGCTGCAAACAGAGAAGTCTGATGTCACTGTGGTGATGTTTTTCATCACCAAAAGGCCCTATTATAGCATCAATCCGGATATCCTTGAGAGCAGGGCGTTGCTGGAAGAGTTCAGACATGTGATAGATTCCATCAAGAAGCAGGTAGGAGAGCGTTTGCTTTTCGATGCAGTGAGTAGAAAAGACACCAAACTTCCTGAACTCAATGAGTTCGTGGACGATTACTGGAGATTGAGGTTTAGAAGGACGCTCCAGACCTGGAAATCAACTTCCTTACCTCCCATCATTACGCACAATCTCCATGATGATGCCAATGACGAGATTCTTAATTTCTTGCGCACTTCCAACCTGATCAACAATGAGTATGACAGGGTGAAAGTGGTTTATCATCCGGATTTCATCAATTACACCAACCCACTGTTTTCCATGGAGTATGGTCAGTTTGTGCGGGGCTGTCACCTTGGTGTATTCCCCAGCTACTATGAGCCCTGGGGCTACACGCCGCTGGAGTGTATTGCTTCCGGAGTCCCTACAGTCACCAGTGACCTGGCGGGATTTGGTGATTACGTGCAGGACAACGTGCCAGACCATGATCGCCGCGGGATTTACCTGGTCAAAAGAAATAAAAAGTCATTTGACGAAGCAGCAGGTAACCTGGCCAATAAAATGTACAACTATGTGCGGCTGAGCAGAAGAGATAGGATTGATCTCCGAAACAGAACCGAGAGTTCCTCTTCCCTTTTTGACTGGTCCAATCTCATTCGCTATTATGACCAGGCTTATCTGAGAGCGCTCGAAATAGAATAA
- a CDS encoding MBL fold metallo-hydrolase has protein sequence MLLKFSAFLLGAILLFFLSIMAFIHFAPQFGAKPSGEHLEKIARSPNYDSKQFINLIETKMDNSLSNMWGMIKEYASAKNTAPSATIETQFGKENKSTSDTTVRVTWFGHSAILLEIGGKRIFLDPMLGPAASPVPFFAKRFKNKPAFDLKTLGKLDAVIFSHDHYDHLDYPTIKAIQDQVGHFYTPLGLGSHLQAWGVPKNKITELDWWQSAQLGNLTFVATPARHFSGRGTVDANKTLWASWVIQGSGNNIYFSGDSGYGPHFKEIGEKYGPFDFAMMECGQYNERWKAIHMMPEQTIQASLDLGGKAVMPIHWGAFTLAPHEWYEPAERVLKAAQEAGVNLITPRIGDSFILGETLPQTTWWHEVQ, from the coding sequence GTGTTGTTAAAATTCTCAGCCTTTCTTTTGGGCGCCATCCTTCTCTTTTTCCTATCTATTATGGCTTTCATTCATTTTGCGCCTCAGTTTGGCGCTAAACCCTCCGGCGAACATCTGGAGAAAATTGCTCGGTCTCCTAACTACGACAGCAAGCAGTTTATCAACCTGATAGAAACCAAAATGGATAACAGCCTGAGCAATATGTGGGGGATGATCAAAGAGTATGCATCGGCCAAAAACACTGCTCCCTCAGCCACCATCGAAACTCAATTTGGCAAGGAAAATAAATCAACATCGGACACCACCGTGAGGGTCACCTGGTTTGGTCACTCAGCTATATTATTGGAGATCGGGGGCAAGCGCATCTTTCTGGACCCCATGCTGGGGCCAGCAGCCTCACCAGTCCCTTTCTTTGCCAAACGGTTCAAAAACAAACCCGCATTTGACCTGAAAACGCTCGGGAAGCTGGACGCAGTGATTTTTTCTCACGATCACTATGACCACCTGGACTATCCTACTATAAAGGCCATTCAGGATCAGGTGGGACATTTCTACACCCCCCTTGGATTAGGCTCCCATTTGCAGGCGTGGGGCGTTCCCAAAAATAAAATCACTGAACTGGATTGGTGGCAAAGCGCCCAACTGGGTAACCTCACCTTTGTGGCGACTCCTGCCCGTCACTTTTCCGGTCGGGGCACCGTAGATGCCAACAAAACATTGTGGGCCTCCTGGGTCATTCAGGGTTCGGGAAACAATATTTACTTCAGTGGTGACAGTGGCTATGGGCCTCATTTTAAGGAAATAGGAGAAAAATACGGTCCGTTTGACTTTGCCATGATGGAGTGCGGGCAGTATAACGAACGCTGGAAAGCCATCCACATGATGCCTGAGCAAACGATTCAGGCGAGTCTGGATCTAGGGGGCAAGGCTGTTATGCCCATCCACTGGGGAGCCTTCACGCTGGCACCTCATGAATGGTATGAGCCCGCCGAGCGTGTGTTGAAAGCCGCACAAGAAGCTGGGGTCAACCTGATCACTCCACGAATTGGTGACAGCTTCATCCTGGGAGAGACCCTGCCACAAACCACGTGGTGGCACGAAGTGCAGTAG
- a CDS encoding homogentisate 1,2-dioxygenase: MTFYHRLGEIPPKRHTQFRQPDGSLYAEELVSSRGFSGIYSNLYHITPPTRIKAVKQSIPYDTKIVKEHGLKQTHLKTSGVRETGEDYLGAREVVLMNSDVKMALCNPRSRSMDYYYKNAEADEVVFIHDGNGYLLSQFGKLRVKQGDYVVIPRTTIYKFEWDEGPLRLLVIESASPVETVKRYRNELGQLMEHSPYCERDIRPPSELITEKERGSFLMKIKKDGMLHQYEYDQSPFDLVGWDGYLFPYALSIHDFEPITGRIHQPPPAHQTFQSQGYVICSFVPRLFDYHPLAIPAPYNHSNIDSDEVLYYVDGDFMSRKGIDRGSFTLHPGGLPHGPHPGTVEKSIGAKETKELAVMLDTFRPLYVTEEGMKYVDEKYPMSWTE; the protein is encoded by the coding sequence ATGACCTTTTATCATCGACTCGGAGAGATACCCCCAAAGAGACATACCCAGTTTAGACAGCCGGACGGAAGTCTTTACGCGGAAGAACTGGTCTCCTCCAGAGGATTTTCCGGTATCTATTCCAATCTTTATCACATTACGCCCCCTACCAGGATCAAAGCTGTGAAACAGTCGATCCCGTACGACACCAAAATCGTCAAAGAACACGGCCTGAAGCAAACACACCTGAAAACCAGTGGTGTGCGAGAAACGGGGGAGGACTACCTGGGAGCCCGCGAAGTGGTGCTTATGAATAGCGATGTGAAAATGGCATTGTGCAACCCCAGGAGCCGAAGCATGGACTACTATTATAAAAATGCAGAGGCCGACGAAGTAGTCTTTATCCATGATGGAAATGGATACCTCCTCTCACAGTTTGGCAAGCTACGTGTGAAACAAGGAGATTACGTGGTGATCCCGCGAACGACTATTTACAAATTTGAATGGGACGAAGGTCCGTTGAGGTTGCTCGTTATTGAGTCCGCCTCTCCGGTGGAAACGGTCAAGCGATACCGAAACGAGCTGGGTCAGTTAATGGAACACTCACCCTATTGTGAGCGTGATATTAGGCCGCCCAGCGAATTGATTACCGAAAAGGAAAGGGGAAGTTTTCTGATGAAAATCAAGAAAGACGGCATGCTCCATCAATACGAATATGATCAGTCCCCTTTCGATTTGGTAGGCTGGGATGGCTATCTGTTTCCTTATGCCCTTTCGATTCATGATTTTGAACCTATTACCGGGCGCATCCATCAACCACCACCAGCCCATCAGACCTTTCAGAGCCAGGGTTATGTCATTTGCTCCTTTGTTCCCCGATTGTTCGATTATCATCCGCTGGCCATACCGGCTCCTTATAATCACTCCAACATCGATAGTGATGAGGTACTGTACTATGTAGATGGGGATTTTATGAGCCGAAAAGGAATAGACAGAGGCTCCTTCACACTGCACCCCGGAGGTTTACCTCACGGTCCACACCCCGGTACTGTGGAGAAAAGTATTGGTGCCAAGGAGACCAAAGAGCTCGCCGTAATGCTGGACACCTTCAGGCCACTCTATGTGACCGAGGAGGGAATGAAGTATGTGGATGAAAAATATCCCATGAGCTGGACGGAGTAA
- a CDS encoding S41 family peptidase, whose amino-acid sequence METPKNSKSAIRLPLYIALGIALGIFIGANMAEGNDPSDSLYESIYKFRQVITHIQNDYVDEVNTEELAETAITEMLEKLDPHSVYIPAKELEISQSQLEGNFEGIGIEFNIFKDTIHVVSPLSGGPSERLGIMPGDKIIKVDDKTVAGTGINNRGVIDLLRGERGSKVKVEILRKGNSDLLEYMIVRDVIPQYSVDVSYMVDDEIGYIKVSRFAATTFMEFKEAMNKLSQAGMQRLILDLTGNPGGYMDPAIKISDELLAGTQMIVYTKGKDPRHDAEYFSKTKGDFESGSVIVLIDEGSASASEIVSGALQDHDRALIVGRRSFGKGLVQMPIQLKDGSALRLTISRYYTPSGRSIQKPYDGSLEDYHLEFYERFQNGEIYSQDSIKFADSLTYQTDKGRTVYGGGGIMPDYFVPLDTSANSSYMTRLFNTNSIAEFSLIYADENRSRLEKMSLADFKSSFRMTDKIWADLQNTGTQNGVKFNSKEFEKSKQLLEIYTKAFIARNIWKNDGFYPIFNEQNEVFQKALTLIDEANKLAENQ is encoded by the coding sequence TTGGAGACTCCAAAAAATAGTAAAAGCGCCATCAGACTTCCTTTATATATCGCCCTGGGAATTGCCCTGGGAATTTTCATCGGAGCCAATATGGCGGAAGGCAATGACCCTTCTGACAGCTTGTATGAAAGCATTTACAAGTTTAGGCAGGTGATCACCCACATTCAGAATGACTATGTGGATGAAGTAAATACTGAGGAGCTGGCCGAAACAGCCATTACTGAGATGCTGGAGAAGCTAGATCCACACTCAGTCTATATTCCTGCTAAGGAGCTGGAAATCTCCCAGTCTCAGCTGGAAGGAAACTTTGAAGGCATCGGCATTGAGTTCAATATTTTCAAAGACACCATACATGTGGTGAGTCCACTCAGCGGTGGTCCTTCTGAGCGCCTGGGCATTATGCCAGGTGACAAAATCATTAAGGTAGACGACAAAACTGTGGCTGGCACAGGCATTAACAACCGGGGAGTAATAGACCTGCTCCGTGGAGAGCGCGGTTCTAAAGTGAAGGTGGAAATCCTGCGAAAAGGAAATAGTGACTTGCTGGAGTACATGATTGTGAGGGATGTGATTCCTCAGTACTCAGTGGATGTGTCTTATATGGTAGATGATGAAATTGGCTACATCAAAGTGAGTCGTTTTGCAGCTACTACCTTCATGGAATTCAAAGAAGCCATGAATAAACTCAGTCAGGCTGGCATGCAGCGATTGATTCTGGACCTGACAGGCAACCCGGGTGGCTATATGGATCCGGCTATTAAGATTTCGGATGAGTTGCTGGCGGGTACTCAGATGATCGTCTACACCAAAGGCAAAGATCCACGCCACGATGCAGAATACTTTTCTAAAACAAAAGGCGATTTTGAATCTGGCTCGGTCATCGTGCTCATCGATGAAGGCTCTGCTTCGGCTTCCGAGATTGTGTCAGGCGCCCTTCAGGATCATGACCGGGCACTCATAGTAGGCAGAAGATCTTTTGGAAAAGGGCTGGTGCAGATGCCCATCCAACTGAAAGATGGTTCAGCCCTTCGCCTGACCATCTCCAGATACTACACGCCAAGTGGTCGCTCCATTCAGAAACCTTATGATGGTTCACTCGAAGACTACCATCTGGAGTTTTATGAGCGTTTTCAGAATGGTGAAATCTACTCTCAGGACAGCATCAAATTTGCGGACTCGCTGACTTACCAAACCGACAAGGGTCGCACGGTTTACGGAGGTGGTGGTATCATGCCCGATTATTTTGTGCCGCTGGACACCTCTGCCAACAGCAGCTATATGACCAGACTGTTCAACACCAACAGCATCGCAGAGTTTAGCCTGATCTATGCTGATGAAAACCGATCAAGACTGGAAAAGATGTCTCTGGCAGACTTTAAGTCTTCTTTTCGGATGACAGATAAAATCTGGGCTGACCTGCAAAACACAGGCACCCAAAATGGCGTGAAGTTCAACTCAAAAGAATTCGAAAAGTCCAAACAACTACTGGAAATTTATACCAAAGCTTTCATTGCCAGAAACATCTGGAAAAACGATGGCTTCTACCCCATCTTCAATGAGCAGAATGAGGTATTCCAGAAAGCACTAACCCTAATAGATGAAGCCAACAAGTTGGCAGAAAACCAATAA
- a CDS encoding iron-sulfur cluster repair di-iron protein, with protein sequence MRVFDLTIRSLVDENYIYARALSYLGIDFYRHPDRTLREVCSQMGLQKGQVLKAFYLFDRSHRFSFQELGKYPLEIVIEYLKYAHHLFIKEKLPYIANLVHQYETLNDLKLIFPEFVEEFINHIYEEEDTLFSYINLLLKIQKGEVSNPQMALWRHRKLSLKQIHTDHCEEDELAGIRNLVEEADMSDLHWRVIAQEIKAFDREMWYHAEIENKILFPRAVALEAVVREKVNNLTPLN encoded by the coding sequence ATGAGAGTATTTGATTTGACCATACGATCACTAGTAGATGAAAATTACATCTACGCCCGGGCACTAAGTTACCTGGGGATAGACTTCTATCGCCACCCTGACCGTACGCTCAGAGAGGTATGCAGTCAGATGGGTTTGCAGAAAGGTCAGGTGCTCAAAGCTTTCTATTTATTTGATCGGTCACATCGGTTTTCCTTTCAGGAGCTGGGTAAATATCCTTTGGAAATAGTGATTGAATACCTCAAATATGCCCACCACCTCTTTATTAAGGAGAAATTGCCTTATATCGCCAATCTGGTTCATCAATATGAGACGTTGAATGACCTCAAGCTGATCTTTCCTGAGTTTGTAGAAGAGTTTATCAATCACATATATGAGGAGGAGGACACCCTTTTCTCTTATATCAATTTGCTTCTGAAGATTCAAAAAGGAGAAGTTTCAAACCCTCAGATGGCGCTTTGGAGGCATCGCAAACTCTCGCTGAAGCAGATCCACACTGACCATTGCGAAGAAGATGAACTGGCGGGTATCCGCAACCTGGTGGAAGAGGCTGATATGAGTGATCTGCACTGGCGGGTCATTGCTCAGGAGATCAAGGCCTTTGATCGGGAGATGTGGTATCATGCCGAAATCGAGAATAAAATACTCTTCCCCCGTGCAGTGGCTTTGGAGGCTGTAGTGCGCGAAAAAGTCAATAATCTTACCCCACTTAATTAA